Proteins encoded by one window of Toxotes jaculatrix isolate fToxJac2 chromosome 22, fToxJac2.pri, whole genome shotgun sequence:
- the LOC121176137 gene encoding serine/threonine-protein kinase 38-like isoform X2 yields the protein MAMTGGTAAALPMSNHTRERVTVAKLTLENFYSTLLTQHEEREMRQKKLEKAMEEEGLPDEEKVMRRSQHARKETEFLRLKRTRLGLDDFESLKVIGRGAFGEVRLVQKKDTGHIYAMKILRKADMLEKEQVAHIRAERDILVEADGAWVVKMFYSFQDKRNLYLIMEFLPGGDMMTLLMKKDTLSEEATQFYIAETVLAIDSIHQLGFIHRDIKPDNLLLDSRGHVKLSDFGLCTGLKKAHRTEFYRNLTHNPPSDFSFQNMNSKRKAETWKKNRRQLAYSTVGTPDYIAPEVFMQTGYNKLCDWWSLGVIMYEMLIGYPPFCSETPQETYRKVMNWKETLVFPPEVPISERAKDLILRYCTDAENRIGAVSVEEIKSHPFFESVDWEHIRERPAAISIEIKSIDDTSNFDDFPESDILQPANATEPDFKSKDWVFLNYTYKRFEGLTQRGTIPTYMKAGKA from the exons ATGGCCATGACGGGAGGGACTGCAGCGGCCCTTCCCATGAGCAACCACACCCGAGAGAGGGTGACCGTGGCCAAGCTGACGCTGGAAAACTTCTACAGCACTCTGCTCACCCAGCACGAGGAGCGCGAGATGAG GCAGAAAAAGTTGGAGAAGGCGATGGAAGAAGAGGGTTTACCAGACGAGGAG AAAGTAATGCGGCGCTCCCAGCATGCCCGCAAGGAGACCGAGTTTTTGCGACTGAAGAGGACGCGACTGGGCTTGGATGACTTTGAGTCCCTTAAAGTGATTGGACGAGGTGCTTTTGGAGAG gtgCGTTTGGTGCAGAAAAAAGACACGGGGCACATTTATGCCATGAAGATCTTGAGAAAAGCAGACATGCTGGAAAAGGAACAG GTTGCTCATATCCGCGCAGAGAGGGATATTCTGGTGGAGGCAGACGGCGCCTGGGTGGTCAAGATGTTCTACAGCTTCCAGGACAAGAGGAACCTGTACCTGATCATGGAGTTCCTGCCTGGAG GCGACATGATGACCCTGCTGATGAAGAAGGACACTCTGTCTGAAGAGGCCACCCAGTTCTATATCGCAGAGACGGTTTTGGCCATCGACTCCATCCACCAGCTGGGCTTCATCCACAGAGACATCAAACCAGACAACCTGCTGCTGGACTCCAGG GGACATGTGAAACTGTCAGATTTTGGCCTGTGTACGGGACTGAAGAAGGCTCATCGCACAGAATTTTACAGGAACCTGACGCACAACCCACCCAGTGATTTCT CTTTTCAAAATATGAATTccaagagaaaagcagaaacctgGAAGAAAAACCGCAGACAGCTG GCTTACTCCACTGTGGGAACGCCTGATTACATCGCTCCTGAAGTCTTCATGCAGACGGGATACAACAAGCTGTGTGACTGGTGGTCTCTGGGTGTCATCATGTATGAAATGCTCATCG GTTATCCACCTTTCTGCTCGGAGACGCCGCAGGAGACGTACAGGAAGGTGATGAACTGGAAGGAAACCCTCGTCTTCCCACCTGAGGTCCCCATCTCAGAGAGGGCCAAAGACTTGATATTAAG gtatTGCACTGATGCTGAGAACAGGATTGGAGCTGTGAGTGTGGAGGAGATCAAGAGCCATCCGTTCTTTGAGTCGGTGGACTGGGAGCACATCAG AGAGCGGCCAGCAGCCATCTCCATTGAAATCAAGAGCATCGACGACACCTCCAACTTTGATGACTTCCCTGAATCAGACATCCTTCAGCCAG CCAATGCAACGGAGCCAGACTTCAAGTCGAAAGACTGGGTGTTCCTCAACTACACATACAAACGCTTCGAGGGTCTCACTCAGCGAGGCACCATCCCCACATACATGAAGGCAGGGAAGGCCTGA
- the LOC121176137 gene encoding serine/threonine-protein kinase 38-like isoform X1, producing the protein MAMTGGTAAALPMSNHTRERVTVAKLTLENFYSTLLTQHEEREMRQKKLEKAMEEEGLPDEEKVMRRSQHARKETEFLRLKRTRLGLDDFESLKVIGRGAFGEVRLVQKKDTGHIYAMKILRKADMLEKEQVAHIRAERDILVEADGAWVVKMFYSFQDKRNLYLIMEFLPGGDMMTLLMKKDTLSEEATQFYIAETVLAIDSIHQLGFIHRDIKPDNLLLDSRGHVKLSDFGLCTGLKKAHRTEFYRNLTHNPPSDFSFQNMNSKRKAETWKKNRRQLAYSTVGTPDYIAPEVFMQTGYNKLCDWWSLGVIMYEMLIGYPPFCSETPQETYRKVMNWKETLVFPPEVPISERAKDLILRYCTDAENRIGAVSVEEIKSHPFFESVDWEHIRERPAAISIEIKSIDDTSNFDDFPESDILQPAANATEPDFKSKDWVFLNYTYKRFEGLTQRGTIPTYMKAGKA; encoded by the exons ATGGCCATGACGGGAGGGACTGCAGCGGCCCTTCCCATGAGCAACCACACCCGAGAGAGGGTGACCGTGGCCAAGCTGACGCTGGAAAACTTCTACAGCACTCTGCTCACCCAGCACGAGGAGCGCGAGATGAG GCAGAAAAAGTTGGAGAAGGCGATGGAAGAAGAGGGTTTACCAGACGAGGAG AAAGTAATGCGGCGCTCCCAGCATGCCCGCAAGGAGACCGAGTTTTTGCGACTGAAGAGGACGCGACTGGGCTTGGATGACTTTGAGTCCCTTAAAGTGATTGGACGAGGTGCTTTTGGAGAG gtgCGTTTGGTGCAGAAAAAAGACACGGGGCACATTTATGCCATGAAGATCTTGAGAAAAGCAGACATGCTGGAAAAGGAACAG GTTGCTCATATCCGCGCAGAGAGGGATATTCTGGTGGAGGCAGACGGCGCCTGGGTGGTCAAGATGTTCTACAGCTTCCAGGACAAGAGGAACCTGTACCTGATCATGGAGTTCCTGCCTGGAG GCGACATGATGACCCTGCTGATGAAGAAGGACACTCTGTCTGAAGAGGCCACCCAGTTCTATATCGCAGAGACGGTTTTGGCCATCGACTCCATCCACCAGCTGGGCTTCATCCACAGAGACATCAAACCAGACAACCTGCTGCTGGACTCCAGG GGACATGTGAAACTGTCAGATTTTGGCCTGTGTACGGGACTGAAGAAGGCTCATCGCACAGAATTTTACAGGAACCTGACGCACAACCCACCCAGTGATTTCT CTTTTCAAAATATGAATTccaagagaaaagcagaaacctgGAAGAAAAACCGCAGACAGCTG GCTTACTCCACTGTGGGAACGCCTGATTACATCGCTCCTGAAGTCTTCATGCAGACGGGATACAACAAGCTGTGTGACTGGTGGTCTCTGGGTGTCATCATGTATGAAATGCTCATCG GTTATCCACCTTTCTGCTCGGAGACGCCGCAGGAGACGTACAGGAAGGTGATGAACTGGAAGGAAACCCTCGTCTTCCCACCTGAGGTCCCCATCTCAGAGAGGGCCAAAGACTTGATATTAAG gtatTGCACTGATGCTGAGAACAGGATTGGAGCTGTGAGTGTGGAGGAGATCAAGAGCCATCCGTTCTTTGAGTCGGTGGACTGGGAGCACATCAG AGAGCGGCCAGCAGCCATCTCCATTGAAATCAAGAGCATCGACGACACCTCCAACTTTGATGACTTCCCTGAATCAGACATCCTTCAGCCAG CAGCCAATGCAACGGAGCCAGACTTCAAGTCGAAAGACTGGGTGTTCCTCAACTACACATACAAACGCTTCGAGGGTCTCACTCAGCGAGGCACCATCCCCACATACATGAAGGCAGGGAAGGCCTGA